One part of the Archangium lipolyticum genome encodes these proteins:
- a CDS encoding GspE/PulE/PilB domain-containing protein produces the protein MGVVGVRRMRLGEQWVASGLLASAQVEEALACQGRWRCRLGEAAVRLGLLAPEQLLITLAQQLQVPFIRREGLERVPAGLMRCVPARVLARLRVCPLRVEWRDEVRGTVFVATSEPGNLYVLDDMAFATGCAVRPVLALSDDIEHVLRRNGVLHTRPRSLELDASDADARSYPPSTWSARA, from the coding sequence GTGGGCGTCGTGGGCGTGCGGCGGATGCGGCTGGGCGAGCAATGGGTTGCAAGCGGGCTGTTGGCGTCGGCGCAGGTGGAGGAGGCGCTCGCTTGTCAGGGTCGGTGGCGGTGCAGGTTGGGGGAGGCCGCGGTGCGGTTGGGACTGCTCGCGCCGGAGCAGCTCCTCATCACGTTGGCGCAGCAACTCCAGGTGCCCTTCATCCGCCGTGAGGGTCTGGAGCGCGTTCCCGCGGGGCTGATGCGTTGCGTGCCCGCGCGGGTGCTCGCGCGGCTGCGCGTCTGTCCGCTGCGTGTCGAGTGGCGGGACGAGGTGCGAGGCACCGTCTTCGTGGCCACCAGCGAGCCGGGCAACCTGTACGTGCTCGACGACATGGCCTTCGCCACCGGGTGCGCGGTGCGCCCGGTGCTGGCGCTCTCGGATGACATCGAGCACGTGCTGCGCCGCAACGGCGTCCTCCACACGCGTCCCCGCTCACTGGAGCTGGACGCGTCGGACGCGGACGCGCGGAGCTACCCGCCGAGCACCTGGAGCGCGCGGGCGTAG
- a CDS encoding LysM peptidoglycan-binding domain-containing protein, translating to MAVHTIRQGDTLSALARKYNTSVDALAKANNIRDPNRIMAGQRLVIPDGFDAPNRPGAAGPAGSSDRFETRAYTVRAGDTLSGIAGRYGTSVSAIAQANGISNPNLIYAGQRLNIPGASAPSAPAPTSRSYTVQPGDTLSGIAGRYGTSVSAIAQANGISNPNLIYAGQRLNIPGGSAPSTPSGPVTGPGPVRGPSEPGTAGGVSVQQLRAIMPNLSEARANELLPHLNSAMAEAGINTPRRQAAFLAQLAHESGQFRYMEEIASGAAYEGRSDLGNTQPGDGVRFKGRGPIQLTGRANYRAAGRALGIDLENNPTRAADPDVGFRTAAWYWNNRNLNSYADAGNFDAITYRVNGGYNGKASRDAYYARALQVLGG from the coding sequence ATGGCCGTGCACACCATCCGTCAGGGCGACACGCTCAGCGCCCTGGCCCGGAAGTACAACACCTCGGTTGACGCACTGGCGAAGGCCAACAACATCCGGGACCCGAACCGCATCATGGCGGGTCAGCGGTTGGTCATCCCGGATGGATTCGACGCCCCCAACCGTCCGGGAGCGGCCGGCCCGGCCGGGTCCTCGGACCGTTTCGAGACGCGCGCCTACACGGTGCGGGCAGGTGACACGCTCAGTGGGATCGCCGGTCGCTACGGCACCAGCGTGAGCGCCATCGCCCAGGCCAACGGCATCTCCAACCCCAACCTCATCTACGCCGGCCAGCGGCTCAACATCCCCGGCGCCTCGGCCCCCAGTGCTCCGGCCCCCACGTCGCGAAGCTACACCGTGCAACCGGGCGACACGCTGAGTGGGATCGCCGGTCGCTACGGTACCAGCGTGAGCGCCATCGCCCAGGCCAACGGCATCTCCAACCCCAACCTCATCTACGCCGGCCAGCGGCTCAACATCCCGGGCGGCTCGGCGCCCTCCACGCCGAGCGGTCCCGTGACCGGACCGGGGCCGGTGAGGGGCCCGAGCGAGCCGGGCACCGCGGGCGGAGTGAGCGTGCAGCAGCTGCGCGCCATCATGCCCAACCTCTCCGAGGCGCGCGCCAACGAGCTCCTGCCGCACCTCAACTCGGCCATGGCCGAGGCCGGCATCAACACCCCGCGCCGGCAAGCGGCGTTCCTCGCGCAGCTGGCGCACGAGAGCGGCCAGTTCCGCTACATGGAGGAGATCGCCTCCGGCGCCGCCTACGAGGGCCGCTCGGACCTGGGCAACACGCAGCCGGGCGATGGCGTGCGATTCAAGGGCCGCGGTCCCATCCAGCTCACCGGCCGCGCCAACTACCGCGCCGCGGGGCGGGCCCTGGGCATCGACCTGGAGAACAACCCGACGCGCGCCGCCGACCCCGATGTGGGCTTCCGCACCGCCGCCTGGTACTGGAACAACCGCAACCTCAACAGCTACGCGGACGCGGGCAACTTCGACGCCATCACCTACCGCGTGAACGGCGGCTACAACGGCAAGGCCAGCCGCGACGCCTACTACGCCCGCGCGCTCCAGGTGCTCGGCGGGTAG
- a CDS encoding class I SAM-dependent methyltransferase: MEWVDWSNALERAAGWLDDIHWRIAQGGQLHAALESLFRGLTLLHRKWDREEWTRFCLEIVRTHPLRELIHQCPYTRHGFDKPRGYAGDAVLIDYLYKELRSSGTTQLGKDIYHFLWRQSGPRSVRERRELLAQELDAVAERVHKPRVLSVACGHLREAEHSRAVAEGRIGQLIAFDQDPLSLEVVERQHPGKLVQPVRGSVRSILLGKASFPDMDFVYSAGLYDYLSESVAARLTRLLFGMLRPGGRLLVANFAVRTPDAGFLEAFMDWSLIYRDENQVRAFASEIDPAQLADVEMFRDSVQNVIYMVLTRR; this comes from the coding sequence ATGGAGTGGGTGGATTGGAGCAATGCCCTGGAACGGGCCGCCGGTTGGTTGGATGACATCCACTGGCGGATCGCCCAGGGCGGACAGCTGCATGCGGCATTGGAGTCCCTGTTCCGCGGGCTGACCCTCTTGCATCGCAAGTGGGACCGCGAGGAGTGGACCCGCTTCTGCCTGGAGATCGTGCGGACCCACCCCCTGCGCGAGCTCATCCACCAGTGTCCCTACACCCGGCATGGCTTCGACAAGCCTCGGGGCTACGCGGGGGACGCGGTGCTCATCGACTACCTTTATAAGGAGCTGCGGTCGAGCGGGACGACGCAGCTGGGCAAGGACATCTACCACTTCCTGTGGCGGCAATCCGGCCCCCGGAGCGTCCGCGAGCGGCGGGAGCTGCTGGCCCAGGAGCTCGACGCCGTCGCCGAGCGGGTACACAAGCCCCGCGTCCTCTCCGTCGCCTGCGGGCACCTGCGCGAGGCCGAGCACTCCCGCGCCGTGGCCGAGGGCCGCATCGGCCAGCTCATCGCGTTCGATCAGGACCCGTTGAGCCTGGAGGTGGTGGAGCGGCAGCACCCGGGCAAGCTCGTGCAGCCCGTGCGGGGCTCGGTTCGCTCCATCCTGCTGGGCAAGGCCTCGTTCCCGGACATGGACTTCGTCTACTCGGCGGGTCTCTACGACTACCTCTCCGAGTCCGTGGCCGCGCGCCTCACCCGCCTCCTCTTCGGGATGCTGCGCCCCGGTGGGCGCCTGCTGGTGGCCAACTTCGCCGTCCGCACCCCGGACGCCGGGTTCCTGGAGGCCTTCATGGACTGGAGCCTCATCTACCGCGATGAGAACCAGGTGCGGGCCTTCGCCTCGGAGATCGACCCGGCGCAGCTCGCCGACGTGGAGATGTTCCGCGACAGCGTGCAGAACGTCATCTACATGGTGCTCACCCGCCGCTAG
- a CDS encoding protein kinase domain-containing protein: MAEGYEQAGPSLEGAHPGRRLGNRFELTQRIKQGRGITTWLGVDLHTGARLVIKTTPAASLVPLSRQRLEHEAQVLRTLHSPYLVPVLHFGTGGDLLFLVTPFVAGVSLQERLASGTLSVPEALTVGQCVLAALAEAHSHGIIHRDVKPSNIIVEGRPTLTRATLVDFGLARSERLDPSLRDLPVGTARYLSPEQAGLLNRPVETTSDLYALGAVLFEALAGHPAFDGTSVGEVLRQHLTPRPRLRGVGIEVPRALEEVVARLLQTDPQDRYQSAESAREDLQAIEKALSRGEQDPELVAGAHDMRHSLTEPSFVGRHEELALLERELERTRVEPGRLLVVEAESGGGKSRLLEEFATRARQHRTWVLQGQALAQSAQRPFQLFADVAGGIAAAARERPALAELLRERLVEQASVICTVLPQLQPVLRPAQQQGLGPESLGESRGILALTTLLGALGTETEPVVVLLDDCQWADELTLRALENWQQAHRDAVGHVMIVVSFRTEEVGPGHVLRRLNPDAHLRLATFGTTEVARMLESMAGNLPREATELVGRLSEGNPFMASAVLHGLVEDGALVPGPRGWQVEPEAMAHVRSSRQAASFLVRRLKLLPPEALRLLSVGAVLGKNFDLERVASLSATPREQVATALVEPRRRHMLWEGAGGRYTFVHDKLREALLGLLRPEQRRELHRLAARSIAANPPVDPFELAYHFDAAGEHAQALPHALVAAERAREQFALETSELNYRMAERGAAHADAGTRFRVSAGLGDVLMLRGRYDAAQQQLQLAQTLARDRLEQARIWSKLGELAFKRNNMEETIAALKQGLWLLGRWVPRSSVMYALGALWELVVQTGHTLMPRLLLARHSLEHSEEDLLAIHFYSRMTYSSWYFGSPVATFWTHLREVNTAERYPPTAELAQAYSEHAPMLTMIPWFQRATAYAEKSLAIRRELGDVWGQGQSLHFYGLGLYAAGRFEESLEKCREAVRLLERTGDRWEVNNAHYQYALALYRLGRLKEALESAQRLHGAALAIDDQYAVRLSLEVWAKASLGRIPRSLLEGSLANPGQDTQTHANTLLAEALRLLREGDTPGAVVLLEKADGLVEHAHLRHEYVATIVPWLLTALRIQAEGASPLAPSVRAAAMKRAEKVARRAHKLARSYRNNLAHVLRERGLLAAMAGHPRRARRWLEQSLEVAGELKMRHEHAQTLHALGLVGTELGWPGAASQLETATRELQAMEQDLGTELSETQAQPESPGTLSLVDRFPRVLEAGRLIASALTREAVFDAVRHSMMELLRAEHCVVFEPEMLLPEDELASAGVGRTAIARALETGRPTVMGQGMPGGVSESMELLGVRSLLCAPIQVRGKTVACVCVSHRQVGELFGEDEERLASFVCILAGTALENAEGFERMAALSEERGRLYREEQEAVRRRDDFLSIAAHELKTPLTSLQLHIQGLMSQVRQGLERLPPERLGAKLESANLQTQRLGKLVNELLDISRIAQGQLLGKLEDVDLVQVVRGVVERSREALARAECEPRLHLPPSLVGHWDAMRLEQVVVNLLTNASKYGAGRPIEVTVEGDATQARLRVRDEGIGIAPEDAARIFERFERAVSVRHYGGFGIGLWIVREIVQALGGTIEVDSAPGQGATFTVTLPRRGPEEPRGGNGPH, encoded by the coding sequence ATGGCGGAGGGCTACGAACAGGCTGGACCCTCTCTGGAAGGGGCGCATCCCGGCAGGCGACTGGGCAATCGCTTTGAATTGACCCAGCGCATCAAGCAGGGCCGTGGCATCACCACGTGGCTCGGGGTGGATCTGCATACGGGGGCCCGGCTCGTCATCAAGACGACACCGGCCGCCTCCCTCGTGCCCCTCTCCCGGCAGAGATTGGAACACGAGGCCCAGGTGCTGCGCACACTGCACAGCCCGTACCTGGTGCCCGTGCTTCACTTCGGGACGGGGGGAGACCTCCTCTTCCTCGTCACGCCCTTCGTGGCCGGAGTGTCACTCCAGGAACGGCTCGCCAGCGGAACCCTGTCCGTGCCGGAGGCGCTCACCGTGGGCCAGTGTGTGCTGGCCGCGCTCGCCGAGGCGCACTCGCACGGCATCATCCACCGCGACGTCAAGCCCTCCAACATCATCGTCGAGGGCCGCCCCACCCTCACCCGCGCCACCCTGGTGGACTTCGGACTGGCGCGCAGTGAACGGTTGGATCCGTCCCTGCGCGACCTGCCGGTGGGCACCGCGCGCTACCTCTCGCCCGAGCAGGCCGGACTGCTCAACCGTCCGGTGGAGACCACTTCGGACCTGTACGCGCTGGGCGCCGTCCTCTTCGAGGCGCTCGCCGGCCATCCGGCCTTCGACGGCACCTCCGTGGGAGAGGTGCTGCGGCAGCACCTCACCCCGCGGCCCCGGCTGCGCGGCGTCGGCATCGAGGTACCCCGGGCCCTGGAGGAGGTCGTCGCGCGTCTGTTGCAGACGGATCCGCAGGACCGCTACCAGTCGGCCGAGTCCGCGCGCGAGGACCTGCAGGCCATCGAGAAGGCCCTGTCACGGGGCGAGCAGGACCCGGAGCTGGTGGCGGGCGCGCACGACATGCGCCACAGCCTCACCGAGCCCTCCTTCGTGGGCCGTCACGAGGAGCTGGCGCTGCTGGAGCGCGAGCTGGAGCGCACCCGCGTCGAGCCGGGACGGCTGCTGGTCGTGGAGGCCGAGAGCGGAGGTGGCAAGAGCCGGCTGCTGGAGGAGTTCGCCACGCGCGCCCGCCAGCACCGGACCTGGGTGCTGCAGGGCCAGGCGCTCGCCCAGTCCGCGCAGCGGCCCTTCCAGCTCTTCGCGGACGTGGCCGGAGGCATCGCCGCGGCGGCCCGGGAACGGCCCGCCCTGGCGGAGCTGCTGCGCGAGCGGCTGGTGGAGCAGGCCTCGGTGATCTGCACCGTGCTGCCCCAGTTGCAGCCGGTGTTGCGCCCCGCCCAGCAGCAGGGCCTGGGCCCCGAGTCCCTGGGCGAGAGCCGCGGCATCCTCGCCCTCACCACGCTGTTGGGCGCGCTGGGCACCGAGACGGAGCCCGTCGTGGTGCTGCTCGATGACTGCCAGTGGGCCGACGAGCTGACGCTCCGGGCGCTGGAGAACTGGCAGCAGGCACACCGCGACGCGGTGGGGCACGTGATGATCGTCGTGTCCTTCCGCACCGAGGAGGTGGGGCCGGGGCACGTGCTGCGCCGGCTCAACCCGGACGCCCATCTGCGGCTGGCGACCTTTGGCACGACCGAGGTGGCCCGGATGCTGGAGTCCATGGCCGGCAACCTGCCGCGCGAGGCCACCGAGCTGGTGGGGCGCCTGTCCGAGGGCAACCCCTTCATGGCCTCGGCGGTGCTGCACGGGCTGGTGGAGGATGGCGCGCTGGTACCGGGCCCGCGGGGCTGGCAGGTGGAGCCGGAGGCCATGGCCCACGTGCGCTCCTCGCGACAGGCCGCCTCCTTCCTGGTGCGCCGCCTCAAGCTGCTGCCGCCGGAGGCGCTGCGCCTGCTGTCGGTGGGCGCGGTGCTGGGCAAGAACTTCGATCTGGAGCGGGTGGCCTCCCTGTCGGCCACGCCGCGCGAGCAGGTGGCCACCGCGCTGGTGGAGCCCCGGCGGCGGCACATGCTCTGGGAGGGGGCGGGCGGCCGCTACACCTTCGTCCACGACAAGCTGCGCGAGGCCCTGCTGGGGCTGCTGCGGCCCGAGCAGCGCCGGGAGCTGCACCGGCTGGCGGCCCGCTCCATCGCGGCCAATCCCCCGGTGGACCCCTTCGAGCTGGCCTACCACTTCGACGCGGCGGGCGAGCATGCCCAGGCCTTGCCGCACGCCCTGGTGGCCGCCGAGCGGGCCCGGGAGCAGTTCGCCCTGGAGACCTCCGAGCTCAACTACCGCATGGCCGAGCGCGGCGCGGCCCATGCCGATGCCGGGACGCGCTTCCGCGTCTCCGCCGGCCTGGGCGACGTCCTCATGCTGCGGGGACGCTATGACGCGGCCCAGCAGCAGCTCCAGCTGGCCCAGACGCTGGCGCGCGACCGGCTGGAGCAGGCGCGCATCTGGTCCAAGCTGGGCGAGCTGGCGTTCAAGCGCAACAACATGGAGGAGACCATCGCCGCCCTGAAGCAAGGGCTGTGGCTGCTCGGCCGGTGGGTTCCCCGCTCCTCCGTCATGTACGCGCTCGGGGCCCTGTGGGAGCTGGTGGTGCAGACGGGACACACGCTGATGCCCCGCCTGCTGCTGGCCCGCCACTCGCTCGAGCACAGCGAGGAGGATCTCCTGGCCATCCATTTCTACAGCCGGATGACCTACAGCAGCTGGTACTTCGGCAGTCCGGTCGCGACCTTCTGGACGCACCTGCGCGAGGTGAACACGGCCGAGCGCTACCCGCCCACCGCCGAGCTGGCCCAGGCCTACTCGGAGCACGCGCCGATGCTCACGATGATTCCCTGGTTCCAGCGGGCGACCGCCTACGCGGAGAAGTCGCTCGCCATCCGCCGGGAGCTGGGGGACGTCTGGGGCCAGGGCCAGTCGCTCCACTTCTACGGGCTGGGCCTCTACGCCGCCGGCCGCTTCGAGGAGTCGCTCGAGAAGTGCCGCGAGGCGGTGCGGCTGCTGGAGCGCACGGGGGACCGGTGGGAGGTCAACAACGCCCACTACCAGTACGCCCTGGCCCTCTACCGGCTGGGCCGGTTGAAGGAGGCGCTGGAGTCCGCCCAACGGTTGCACGGAGCGGCGCTGGCCATCGACGACCAGTACGCGGTGCGGCTGTCGCTGGAGGTCTGGGCGAAGGCGTCCCTGGGGCGCATCCCGCGCAGCCTGCTGGAGGGCTCGCTGGCCAACCCCGGCCAGGACACGCAGACGCATGCCAACACCCTGCTGGCCGAGGCGCTGCGCCTGCTGCGCGAGGGAGACACGCCAGGCGCGGTGGTGCTGCTGGAGAAGGCGGACGGGCTGGTGGAGCACGCCCACCTGCGGCACGAGTACGTGGCGACCATCGTCCCCTGGTTGCTGACGGCGCTGCGCATCCAGGCCGAGGGAGCCTCGCCCCTCGCGCCGAGCGTGCGCGCGGCGGCGATGAAGCGGGCCGAGAAGGTGGCTCGCCGGGCGCACAAGCTGGCGCGCTCCTACCGCAACAACCTCGCCCACGTGCTGCGCGAGCGGGGACTGCTGGCCGCCATGGCCGGCCACCCGCGCCGCGCCCGCCGCTGGCTGGAGCAGAGCCTGGAGGTGGCCGGGGAGCTGAAGATGCGCCACGAGCACGCCCAGACGCTCCATGCGCTCGGACTGGTGGGGACGGAGTTGGGCTGGCCGGGTGCGGCCTCCCAGCTGGAGACGGCCACGCGCGAGTTGCAGGCGATGGAGCAGGACCTGGGCACCGAGCTCAGTGAGACCCAGGCGCAGCCGGAGAGCCCGGGCACCCTGTCGCTGGTGGATCGTTTCCCGCGCGTGCTGGAGGCGGGCCGGCTCATCGCCTCGGCCCTCACCCGCGAAGCCGTGTTCGATGCCGTGCGCCACTCCATGATGGAGCTGCTGCGCGCGGAGCACTGCGTCGTCTTCGAGCCGGAGATGCTGCTGCCCGAGGACGAGCTGGCGTCGGCGGGCGTGGGCCGCACCGCCATCGCCCGGGCCCTGGAGACGGGGCGCCCGACGGTGATGGGCCAGGGCATGCCCGGCGGGGTGAGCGAGAGCATGGAGCTGTTGGGTGTGCGCTCGCTGCTGTGCGCTCCCATCCAGGTGCGCGGCAAGACGGTGGCGTGCGTGTGCGTCAGCCACCGGCAGGTGGGCGAGCTCTTCGGCGAGGACGAGGAGCGGCTGGCCTCCTTCGTCTGCATCCTCGCCGGCACCGCGCTGGAGAACGCCGAGGGCTTCGAGCGCATGGCCGCCCTCTCCGAGGAGCGGGGCCGGCTCTACCGCGAGGAGCAGGAGGCGGTGCGGCGCCGCGACGACTTCCTCTCCATCGCCGCGCACGAGCTGAAGACGCCCCTCACCTCCTTGCAGCTCCACATCCAGGGTCTCATGTCGCAGGTGCGCCAGGGTCTGGAGCGGCTGCCCCCGGAGCGGCTGGGCGCCAAGCTGGAGTCGGCCAACCTTCAGACCCAGCGCCTGGGCAAGCTGGTGAACGAGCTGCTGGACATCTCGCGCATCGCCCAGGGTCAGCTGCTGGGCAAGCTCGAGGACGTGGACCTGGTGCAGGTGGTGCGGGGTGTGGTGGAGCGCTCGCGCGAGGCGCTGGCACGCGCCGAGTGCGAGCCGCGGCTCCACCTGCCTCCCTCCCTGGTGGGCCACTGGGACGCCATGCGTCTGGAGCAGGTGGTGGTCAACCTGCTCACCAACGCGTCGAAGTACGGCGCCGGCCGGCCCATCGAGGTCACCGTGGAGGGCGACGCCACCCAGGCGCGGTTGCGGGTGCGCGACGAGGGCATCGGCATCGCGCCGGAGGACGCCGCGCGCATCTTCGAGCGCTTCGAGCGCGCCGTGTCCGTGCGCCACTACGGGGGCTTCGGCATCGGGCTGTGGATCGTCCGGGAGATCGTCCAGGCGCTCGGGGGCACCATCGAGGTGGACAGCGCCCCCGGACAGGGCGCCACCTTCACCGTCACCCTGCCGCGCCGGGGCCCCGAGGAGCCGCGAGGCGGGAACGGCCCGCACTAG
- a CDS encoding sterol desaturase family protein produces MLPLLLGIAAICFVIEHLFRGWRLPRVRSWHLRVVVINLVQVGVVVLAGFTWERWLSARSLFHLSRHLSPLSGGVLAYVIATFVFYWWHRLRHESDILWRLFHQIHHSPQRLEVITSFYKHPLEMVANSIIGGLLVYTVLGLSPAAGAVYTACTALGEFFYHTNVRTPRWVGFIFQRPEMHRIHHEYGKHRNNYGDIVWWDMLFGTYDNPPTWDASCGFDDAREQRLTDMLAFRDVHQK; encoded by the coding sequence ATGCTTCCGCTGCTCCTCGGTATCGCCGCCATCTGTTTCGTCATCGAGCACCTCTTCCGCGGCTGGCGGCTGCCGCGCGTACGCTCCTGGCATCTGCGTGTCGTGGTCATCAACCTGGTGCAGGTGGGCGTCGTGGTGCTCGCCGGCTTCACCTGGGAGCGCTGGCTGTCGGCGCGCTCGCTCTTCCACCTGTCGCGCCACCTGTCTCCGCTGTCCGGTGGCGTGCTCGCCTACGTCATCGCCACCTTCGTCTTCTATTGGTGGCACCGGCTCCGGCACGAGAGCGACATCCTCTGGCGCCTCTTCCATCAGATCCACCACAGCCCGCAGCGCCTGGAGGTCATCACCAGCTTCTACAAGCACCCGCTGGAGATGGTGGCCAACTCCATCATCGGCGGCCTGCTCGTCTACACCGTGCTGGGGCTGAGCCCCGCGGCCGGCGCCGTCTACACGGCCTGCACCGCGCTGGGCGAGTTCTTCTACCACACCAACGTGCGCACGCCCCGCTGGGTGGGCTTCATCTTCCAGCGCCCGGAGATGCACCGCATCCACCACGAATACGGCAAGCACCGGAACAACTACGGGGACATCGTCTGGTGGGACATGCTCTTCGGTACCTACGACAACCCGCCCACGTGGGATGCCTCCTGTGGTTTCGATGACGCCCGCGAGCAGCGGTTGACCGACATGCTCGCCTTCCGGGACGTCCACCAGAAGTGA
- a CDS encoding CBM21 domain-containing protein, with product MKGVGMMAVLGLMLCTSAAQAAGEVQLVHVTSSQCAPASGCHRTPYLRGTVEVQNLAYSKAVTVRYYSWNTGAWADAAASYVGPSTTGKELWSFDIGTVGATRFAIAYTVNGTTYWDNNGGQDYKVADYQLDALLTSPDISGATGQRDTSKSAVVGNLLVKNRGAQKAVTVVYTDDDWLTTKSAPAAYVATLPSGIEYWSFEAPVSTSAASGKVQLAFKYVHAYGTSWDNNYGHNYRLVNDTVSR from the coding sequence ATGAAGGGTGTTGGAATGATGGCCGTGCTCGGCCTGATGCTGTGCACCTCGGCGGCCCAGGCCGCGGGCGAGGTCCAGCTGGTCCACGTCACCAGCTCGCAGTGCGCGCCGGCCTCCGGCTGCCACCGCACGCCGTACCTGCGCGGCACCGTCGAGGTGCAGAACCTCGCCTACTCGAAGGCGGTCACCGTCCGGTACTACTCGTGGAACACCGGCGCCTGGGCGGATGCCGCGGCCTCCTACGTGGGCCCGTCCACCACTGGAAAGGAGCTCTGGTCCTTCGACATCGGCACCGTGGGCGCCACGCGGTTCGCCATCGCCTACACGGTGAATGGCACCACCTACTGGGACAACAATGGTGGCCAGGACTACAAGGTCGCGGACTACCAGCTCGACGCGCTCCTCACGTCCCCGGACATCAGCGGCGCCACCGGCCAGCGTGACACCTCGAAGTCCGCCGTGGTGGGCAACCTCCTGGTGAAGAACCGCGGCGCCCAGAAGGCGGTCACCGTCGTGTACACGGACGACGACTGGCTCACCACGAAGAGCGCCCCCGCCGCCTACGTGGCCACCCTGCCCTCCGGCATCGAGTACTGGTCCTTCGAGGCGCCCGTGTCCACCTCGGCCGCGTCGGGCAAGGTGCAGCTCGCCTTCAAGTACGTGCACGCCTACGGCACGTCCTGGGACAACAACTACGGCCACAACTACCGGCTGGTGAACGACACCGTCAGCCGGTGA